GCGCGGCCGCGGTGTCGGCGTGGCTGATGACCACCAGCCGCGCGCGGTCGACGCCGAGCGCCTCGAGGAGGTCGCGTTCGGCGGCGTCGCCGTAATAGACGCGTTCGCCGGCGAGGTGAGCCTCCTTCACCCGCGCGGGATCGAGGTCGAGCGCCACGCAGGGATATGCTCCTCTTCCAGGAAGTGGGCCACGCTCTGGCCGACGCGCCCGTAACCGCAGATGATCACATGGTCGCGCAGCTGCGCGATCGACCCGATGTCGATCCGCGCCGCCGCCTCGGCGTCCGGCCCGGCCGGTCGGCGCAGCAGACGGCCCGCCAGCGCGTGGTTGTAGCGGATGATGAACGGCGCCGCGATCATGGAGAGCAGCACGGAGGTCAGCACGATCTGTCCGGCGTCCTCCGCGATCACGCCGGCGTCGAGCGCGATGGCGAGCAGCGCGAAGCCGAACTCGCCGCCGACAGCCAGCAGCAGGCCGGTGCGCCAGGCGGTGAAGGCGTCGATTCCGGCCCGGCGCACGATCTGCGCCACCAGCAGGATCTTGACCAGCAGCAGGATCGCCGCGCCCGCCAGGGTCCAATGCCAGATGTGCAGGATCGCGAACGGATCGAACAGCATGCCGATGCCGACGAAGAACAGCCCCAGCAGCACATCGCGAAAGGGGCGGATGGTGGATTCCACCTGATGGCGGAACTCGGTCTCGCCGAGGATCATGCCGGCGAGAAAGGCTCCGAAGGCCATCGACAAGCCGAGGCTGTGAGTGGTCCAGGCCGCTGCGAGCGAGATGAACAGCACGGTGAGCGTGAACAGCTCGGCGGAGCGCCGCGCCGTGACGGCATGGAACAGCGGACGCAGGAAGCGGCGGCCGATCACGAACACCAGCGCAAAGGCCAGCACCGCCTTGGCGAGCGCCCAGCCGAGCGCGCCGGCCAGCGCCGCGGTGCCGGTCGCCAGGCCGAGCACGGGGATGACGACGACGAAGGGGACGGCGGTGACATCCTGGAACACCGACATGGCCGTGCCCAGCCGCCCGTGCCGGCTGTATTCCTCGCCCTGTTCGGCGAGCTGCTTGCTGATGATGGTGGTGGAGGACTGCGCGAAGACCGCGCCGACCACGAAGGCCGCCGCCGGCGGCAGGCCGGCCAGCCAGGCGGCGACGCCGACCACGAGCGTGGTCAACAGCACCTGGCCCGTACCCAGGCCGAGCACGAGATGCCGCAAGGCATGGATCTGCGGCAGCGAAAAGTTGAGACCGATGGTGAACAGCAGGAAGACGACGCCGAATTCTGCCAGCCCCTGTATCTGCCCGCTCTCGATGACCGGGCCGGCGGTGTGGGGGCCGAGCAGGACACCGACCAGCAGATAGCCCAGGCTGGCCGGAATGCGCAGGCGCTGGAACGCGATCACGATCACGACCGCGGTACCGAGCAGCAGGAGCACCTGGGTGAGAGGCAGGTCAATCATGCGCGGGATAACGTGCAGGTAATCCGCGTGATGTTGCCCGCGTGAGAATTCATCATGGAGGTCGAGTGTCTCGTCAATGCCATGGCGTCCGTGCCGGTTCGTGACAGCTGGAGGTGCTGTGGCCTGCATATCCCCGCGAGACGGGATCCCGCGTGCGCGGCAGCAGGGTGGTCCGCCGGGGCCGCTCTTCAGTCTTATCTTGCGGCGAAGATGAAAATGCTTAAGAATTCTATCGATTCCGCACCCCCGGCGTCCACCCGGTAAGGCGCCCGCGGTGAAACAGGCGGCCGGATCCACGGCAAAGGGGTTACATGATGGCACGCATCAAACGATTGCTGGCGGCCACCGACCTGTCGGCGCCCGCGCGCCATGCGGCGGAGCGGGCGGCGCTGCTCGCCACAGAGGCGGGGGGTACGCTCGATCTGCTGCACGTCATCGCCGCGGGTCCGCTGGGCAAGCTGCGTCAGCTTGTGCGCGAGGTTCCTGCGGACGCCGAGCAACGCCTGGTCGACGCTGTTCGGGAGGAAGTGCGCCAACTGGCCGGGAATCTGCTGAGCCAGCACGGCGTGACCGCCGGCGTGCATGTCGTGCTGGGCACGGTTATACATCGCCTGAACGAGGAAGCGGATGCCTTGGGGGCAGACCTGATCGTACTGGGCGCCCGCGGCACGAGCTTCGTGCAGCATCTGCTGCTTGGCTCGACTGCGGAAAAGATGGTGAGCCGGGCCGCGCGCCCGCTGCTGGTGGTCAAGCAGCCGCCACACGAGAGGTATCGCAGGCTGT
This DNA window, taken from Gammaproteobacteria bacterium, encodes the following:
- a CDS encoding universal stress protein encodes the protein MARIKRLLAATDLSAPARHAAERAALLATEAGGTLDLLHVIAAGPLGKLRQLVREVPADAEQRLVDAVREEVRQLAGNLLSQHGVTAGVHVVLGTVIHRLNEEADALGADLIVLGARGTSFVQHLLLGSTAEKMVSRAARPLLVVKQPPHERYRRLLVPIDFSPASLPALRLARALAPAAELVLLHAFDVPFEGKLRLAGVSEEAVTYYRAAARDEALQRMRELLAGAGIALEEARLLVRHGDPWRNIVEQEQEQDCDLIVMGRHGEGMLEEFFLGSVTKRVLMDCQADVLVSV